One window from the genome of Pseudomonas frederiksbergensis encodes:
- a CDS encoding cysteine hydrolase family protein yields the protein MNNKNALLIIDMQQEDGFVLDHFDTVQTNTAALLETARRLRVPVIYTRHINQADGSDLPHGEPLAADGGPSSYRASTRQVEIIERLAPQPEEIVIDKSRYSAFHRTDLDARLKALGVDTLIICGVQTDVCVLSTAFDAFALGFHIQLVSDACTTTTPAGHYSALLIMANWVYALEILTCAECLRALENRKYLSLIPERPDLFAHQPHELESTIARLQTHLVRTQE from the coding sequence ATGAACAATAAAAACGCGCTGTTGATCATCGACATGCAGCAGGAGGACGGTTTCGTCCTGGACCACTTCGACACGGTGCAAACCAACACCGCCGCCCTGCTCGAGACCGCCCGCCGCCTGCGGGTGCCTGTCATCTATACCCGCCACATCAATCAGGCCGACGGCAGTGACTTGCCGCATGGCGAACCGCTAGCGGCCGATGGCGGTCCCAGCAGTTACCGTGCCAGCACCCGCCAAGTGGAAATCATCGAACGCCTGGCGCCGCAGCCTGAAGAAATCGTTATCGACAAGAGCCGTTACAGCGCCTTCCATCGCACCGATCTGGATGCCCGCCTCAAGGCGCTCGGGGTCGATACCCTGATCATCTGCGGCGTGCAGACCGATGTATGCGTGCTCAGCACGGCATTCGATGCTTTCGCCCTGGGTTTTCATATCCAGCTGGTTAGCGATGCCTGCACGACGACCACGCCAGCGGGACACTACTCGGCGCTGTTGATCATGGCCAACTGGGTCTACGCGCTGGAAATCCTGACTTGCGCCGAATGCCTGCGAGCCCTGGAAAACCGCAAGTACCTAAGCCTGATCCCTGAGCGTCCGGACTTGTTCGCCCACCAGCCCCATGAGCTGGAAAGCACCATCGCCCGTTTGCAAACCCATCTCGTCCGGACTCAGGAGTAA
- a CDS encoding ABC transporter permease, with protein sequence MKISATAPRHTGGAAGAAGATTVQAVKPQTPSRLQRWRGAGNLLPALLFLGLFFLAPLIGLLLRGVLEPVPGLGNYEQLFANSAYARVLFNTFSVAGLVTLFSLLLGFPLAWAITLVPRGWGRWMLNIVLLSMWTSLLARTYSWLVLLQASGVVNKALMALGIIDQPLEMVHNLTGVVIGMSYIMIPFIVLPLQATMQAIDPMILQAGSICGASPWTNFFRVFLPLCRPGLFSGGLMVFVMSLGYYVTPALLGGAQNMMLPEFIIQQVQSFLNWGLASAGAALLVAITLVLFYFYLKLQPESPVGASNAR encoded by the coding sequence ATGAAAATATCGGCAACGGCACCTCGTCACACCGGGGGCGCCGCTGGCGCTGCCGGTGCGACAACCGTCCAGGCCGTTAAGCCGCAAACGCCGTCGCGGCTGCAACGCTGGCGCGGGGCCGGCAACCTTTTGCCTGCCCTGCTCTTCCTTGGCTTGTTCTTCCTGGCGCCGCTGATCGGCCTGCTGCTGCGTGGTGTGCTGGAACCGGTGCCCGGGCTGGGCAACTACGAGCAACTTTTCGCCAACTCGGCCTATGCCCGGGTGTTGTTCAATACGTTCTCGGTGGCCGGCCTGGTGACGCTGTTCAGCCTGCTGTTGGGTTTCCCCTTGGCCTGGGCAATCACCCTGGTGCCCCGTGGCTGGGGCCGCTGGATGTTGAACATCGTGCTGCTGTCGATGTGGACCAGCCTGCTGGCCCGCACCTACTCCTGGCTGGTACTGCTGCAAGCATCGGGAGTGGTGAACAAGGCATTGATGGCCCTGGGCATCATCGACCAGCCGCTGGAGATGGTGCACAACCTCACCGGCGTGGTGATCGGCATGAGCTACATCATGATCCCGTTCATCGTCCTGCCGTTGCAGGCGACCATGCAGGCCATCGACCCGATGATCCTGCAGGCCGGCTCCATCTGCGGCGCCAGTCCCTGGACCAATTTCTTCCGGGTATTCCTGCCGCTTTGCCGGCCGGGGCTGTTCTCGGGCGGGTTGATGGTCTTCGTGATGTCCCTCGGTTACTACGTGACGCCGGCACTGCTGGGCGGCGCGCAAAACATGATGCTGCCGGAATTCATCATCCAGCAGGTGCAATCGTTCCTCAATTGGGGCCTGGCCAGTGCCGGCGCGGCCTTGTTGGTGGCGATCACCCTGGTGTTGTTCTACTTCTATCTGAAGCTCCAGCCGGAATCCCCGGTGGGCGCCAGCAACGCGAGGTAA
- a CDS encoding purine-cytosine permease family protein, with product MSQMSRQDPLIENHTVDYVPLAERHGRARDLFTLWFSTNIAPLPIVTGAMVVQVFHLDLLWGLLAIALGHLIGGVVIALASAQGPRMGIPQMVQSRGQFGRYGALLIVFFAAIIYVGFFISNIVLAGKSIVGIAPSVPAPLSILIGALAATAIGVIGYNFIHTLNRIGTWVMGGALLAGFIYIFAHDLPADFLTRGNFNLSGWLATVSLGIIWQISFSPYVSDYSRYLPADIGIAKPFWATYLGATLGTILSFSFGAVAVLATPEGTEAMDAVKQSTGWLGPILMVLFLLNIISHNALNLYGAVLSIITSIQTFASQWTPSIKVRVVLSSVILAGCCLVALGASADFISEFIGLILALLLVLVPWASINLIDFYLIKRGEYDITSIFRADGGIYGRFNLHAIIAYFIGIIVQLPFGNTSLYVGPYANLVEGADLSWLVGLVVTCPLYYCLATRGQTRHSKAARLSYTD from the coding sequence ATGTCCCAGATGTCCCGGCAAGACCCGTTAATCGAGAATCACACGGTCGATTACGTCCCACTCGCGGAACGCCATGGCAGGGCCCGCGACCTGTTTACCCTTTGGTTCAGCACCAACATCGCGCCACTGCCCATCGTTACCGGCGCCATGGTCGTCCAAGTGTTCCATCTCGATCTGCTCTGGGGGCTGCTGGCGATTGCGCTGGGGCACCTGATCGGCGGTGTGGTGATTGCGCTGGCATCGGCCCAAGGGCCGCGCATGGGCATTCCGCAAATGGTCCAGAGCCGTGGCCAGTTCGGCCGTTACGGCGCGCTGCTGATCGTGTTCTTCGCGGCGATCATCTACGTCGGCTTTTTCATTTCCAACATCGTGCTGGCCGGCAAATCCATCGTCGGCATCGCGCCGTCGGTGCCGGCGCCGCTGAGTATTCTGATCGGCGCACTGGCCGCCACCGCGATCGGGGTGATCGGCTACAACTTCATCCACACGCTCAACCGCATTGGTACCTGGGTGATGGGCGGCGCGTTGCTGGCCGGATTCATCTACATCTTCGCCCATGACTTGCCGGCGGACTTCCTGACTCGCGGCAATTTCAACCTGTCCGGCTGGCTGGCCACGGTGTCGCTGGGGATCATCTGGCAGATCAGTTTCTCGCCTTATGTGTCGGACTACTCTCGTTACCTGCCGGCGGATATCGGCATCGCCAAACCGTTTTGGGCCACTTACCTGGGCGCGACGCTGGGCACAATCCTGTCGTTCAGCTTCGGCGCCGTGGCTGTGCTGGCGACGCCGGAAGGCACTGAAGCGATGGATGCGGTAAAACAATCAACCGGGTGGCTGGGGCCGATTCTGATGGTGCTTTTCCTGCTCAACATCATCAGCCACAACGCGCTGAATCTGTACGGTGCGGTGCTGTCGATCATCACCTCGATACAGACATTCGCCAGCCAGTGGACGCCGAGCATCAAGGTGCGCGTGGTGTTGTCGAGCGTAATATTGGCCGGTTGCTGCCTGGTCGCCCTCGGTGCGTCGGCGGATTTCATTTCTGAATTCATCGGGCTGATCCTGGCGCTGTTGCTGGTATTGGTGCCGTGGGCTTCGATCAATCTGATCGACTTCTACCTGATCAAGCGTGGCGAGTACGACATCACTTCGATCTTCCGCGCGGACGGCGGGATCTACGGGCGCTTCAATCTCCACGCGATCATTGCTTATTTCATTGGCATCATCGTGCAATTGCCGTTTGGCAACACGTCGTTGTACGTCGGCCCATACGCCAATCTGGTCGAGGGTGCGGATCTGTCTTGGCTGGTGGGCTTGGTGGTGACGTGCCCGTTGTACTACTGCCTGGCAACACGCGGGCAAACCCGGCATAGCAAAGCGGCGCGGTTGAGCTACACGGACTGA
- a CDS encoding ABC transporter permease, translating into MLLTPNAMSRRMRFGLYFTTGVIALFLLLPIVFIVLLSFGSSQWLVFPPPGWTFKWYGQFFSNPDWMSAALTSLKVAVLTTVCAVALGLPTAFALVRGRFPGREMLYGLFTLPMIVPLVIIAVAVYALFLKLGYTGTMFAFVVSHVIVALPFTIISIINSLKLFDQSIEDAAVICGASRLQAVFKVTFPAIRPGMVAGALFAFLVSWDEVVLSVMMASPTLQTLPVKMWTTLRQDLTPVIAVASTLLIGLSVLVMVIAAALRRRNEISA; encoded by the coding sequence ATGCTCCTGACACCCAATGCCATGAGCCGGCGCATGCGGTTCGGCTTGTATTTCACCACTGGCGTGATCGCGTTGTTCCTGCTGCTGCCGATCGTGTTCATCGTGCTGTTGTCGTTCGGCTCGTCCCAGTGGCTGGTGTTTCCGCCACCGGGCTGGACATTCAAATGGTACGGCCAGTTCTTTTCCAATCCTGACTGGATGAGCGCGGCCCTGACCAGCCTCAAGGTCGCGGTGTTGACCACCGTCTGCGCCGTAGCCCTGGGCTTGCCCACCGCGTTTGCCCTGGTACGCGGGCGCTTTCCGGGCCGGGAAATGCTCTATGGCCTGTTCACCCTGCCAATGATCGTGCCGCTGGTGATCATCGCTGTGGCGGTGTACGCGCTGTTCCTCAAGCTCGGCTACACCGGGACGATGTTCGCCTTCGTGGTCAGCCATGTGATCGTCGCGCTGCCCTTCACCATTATCTCCATCATCAACTCGCTCAAGCTGTTCGACCAATCCATCGAGGATGCGGCGGTGATTTGCGGTGCCTCGCGCCTGCAAGCGGTGTTCAAGGTGACGTTCCCGGCGATTCGCCCGGGCATGGTCGCCGGTGCGCTGTTCGCGTTCCTGGTGTCATGGGACGAGGTGGTGCTGAGCGTGATGATGGCCAGCCCGACCCTGCAGACGCTGCCCGTAAAGATGTGGACCACCCTGCGCCAGGACCTGACGCCTGTGATCGCCGTCGCTTCGACGCTGCTGATCGGCCTCTCGGTATTGGTGATGGTGATCGCCGCCGCCCTGCGCCGGCGCAATGAAATCAGCGCTTGA
- a CDS encoding flavin reductase family protein, giving the protein MIDAAVYKQVMGSFPSGVTVITTLDDDGQIVGLTASAFSSLSMEPALVLFCPNYSSDSYPVLIKNKRFAIHVLSGSQQSEAYAFARKGKDKAQGIEWTLSELGNPILANATAIIECELWREYEGGDHAIMVGAVKNLIVPQHTAGPLVYCHGKMGALPVLA; this is encoded by the coding sequence ATGATCGATGCCGCCGTCTACAAACAAGTCATGGGCTCGTTCCCGTCCGGGGTAACGGTGATCACCACGCTGGATGACGACGGGCAGATCGTCGGCCTCACGGCCAGCGCGTTCAGCTCGCTGTCCATGGAGCCGGCCTTGGTGCTGTTCTGCCCCAACTACAGCTCCGACTCCTATCCGGTACTGATCAAGAACAAACGCTTTGCCATCCACGTGCTTTCCGGCAGTCAGCAAAGTGAAGCCTACGCTTTCGCCCGCAAAGGCAAGGACAAGGCGCAAGGGATCGAATGGACGTTGAGCGAACTGGGCAATCCGATCCTGGCCAACGCCACGGCTATCATTGAATGTGAGCTATGGCGCGAATATGAAGGTGGCGACCACGCGATCATGGTCGGCGCCGTGAAGAACCTGATAGTGCCGCAGCACACCGCCGGTCCGCTGGTGTACTGCCACGGCAAGATGGGCGCCCTGCCCGTCCTCGCCTGA
- a CDS encoding EthD domain-containing protein: MTHAEFLNYVEHTHGAIAKAKPLGVKRYVQNHVIDAAFGVDADNAYAQSFHKDSITELFFEDAPGLIRTFSDPYTQQTVGPDARNFADLSEQLAQLMDELETASTATAPLPWKVMILLKKNPAMALDRFFDAWDAAHESITREQPGFQNALRRYVRSRYLPEGDKVTAYFGPNINVYEGASSLWFENEADFSFFRQYQRALFQKLAEDGVALTSASFFAYVKEVVIFDHCS; encoded by the coding sequence ATGACCCATGCCGAGTTTTTAAACTATGTGGAGCACACACACGGAGCGATCGCTAAAGCCAAGCCGTTAGGCGTTAAAAGGTACGTGCAGAACCATGTCATCGACGCGGCTTTCGGGGTTGACGCCGACAATGCCTACGCACAGTCCTTCCACAAAGATTCCATTACGGAGCTGTTTTTTGAAGACGCGCCAGGTTTGATTCGCACCTTCAGCGATCCCTATACGCAGCAAACCGTAGGCCCCGATGCAAGGAACTTCGCTGACCTTTCCGAGCAGCTCGCTCAATTGATGGATGAATTGGAGACGGCTAGCACCGCTACAGCGCCTCTCCCATGGAAGGTGATGATCCTGCTGAAGAAGAATCCAGCCATGGCGCTCGATCGTTTTTTCGACGCTTGGGACGCAGCTCACGAGAGCATTACCCGGGAACAACCTGGCTTCCAGAACGCCTTACGCCGGTATGTTCGCTCCCGGTACTTACCCGAGGGTGACAAGGTGACGGCCTATTTCGGGCCGAACATCAACGTATACGAAGGTGCCTCCAGCCTGTGGTTTGAAAATGAAGCGGACTTTTCTTTCTTTAGGCAGTATCAGCGAGCGCTGTTTCAAAAACTTGCCGAGGACGGCGTCGCGCTGACATCGGCGTCTTTTTTTGCCTACGTCAAAGAGGTCGTTATTTTCGATCACTGCTCCTGA
- a CDS encoding purine-cytosine permease family protein: MQVEKRSIDFIPEQERHGQPGSLFFIWFGANMNVTTIASGVLPVAMGLNLFWSALAIIVGSLVGAIFMASHSAQGPKLGIPQMIQSRAQFGVLGAVLPLLFVMLIYLGFFVSNTLLAAQALESVSPLPATGNIYLIGALCFVVALYGYRLIHRLQKVLSLLSLLVFIAATVLALQLPVPAEQWLPTGFSLSKFLVAVSIAVTWQLSYAPYVADYSRYLPSSTSAVKVFWYSYAGTVSGGTWMMILGAILSVGITDFSSNVSSHVAGLFGSGALLLFAFIIYGQVSINVFNLYGAFMSTITVIEPFARLKVTPRVRGVFMLVISLVATALCTISQDDFINFFLNFIFFMSYFLIPWTAINLVDYYCLRKGRYRIDDIFDKDGIYGRINWIACGSFVLAIVLEIPFMNTTLYVGPVANALDGVDLAWIVGLLVPALSYYGLMKRDKRTLEVSELS, translated from the coding sequence ATGCAAGTCGAAAAAAGAAGCATCGATTTCATCCCTGAGCAAGAACGCCATGGCCAGCCCGGCTCTCTGTTCTTCATCTGGTTTGGCGCGAACATGAACGTCACGACCATCGCGTCCGGCGTGCTGCCGGTAGCGATGGGGTTGAATCTGTTCTGGAGCGCACTGGCGATCATCGTCGGCTCACTGGTGGGGGCGATTTTCATGGCCTCCCATTCTGCCCAGGGACCGAAGCTCGGCATCCCGCAAATGATCCAGAGCCGGGCGCAGTTCGGCGTGCTGGGCGCCGTGCTGCCGCTGCTGTTCGTGATGCTCATTTACTTGGGCTTTTTCGTCAGCAACACCTTGCTCGCCGCGCAGGCATTGGAGTCCGTCAGTCCGTTGCCGGCCACAGGCAATATCTACCTGATCGGAGCATTGTGCTTTGTCGTCGCGCTCTATGGCTATCGCCTGATTCATCGCCTGCAGAAAGTACTGTCGCTTCTATCGCTGTTGGTGTTTATCGCCGCTACGGTGCTCGCCTTGCAGTTGCCGGTCCCGGCCGAACAATGGCTGCCGACGGGTTTCTCGTTGTCGAAATTTCTGGTGGCGGTGAGCATAGCCGTGACCTGGCAACTGTCCTATGCGCCTTATGTCGCCGACTACTCGCGTTACCTGCCGAGCAGTACGTCAGCCGTCAAAGTGTTCTGGTACAGCTACGCGGGCACGGTCAGCGGTGGGACCTGGATGATGATTCTCGGGGCGATTCTCAGCGTTGGCATCACGGATTTTTCCAGCAACGTCAGCAGCCATGTCGCGGGGTTGTTTGGTAGCGGTGCGCTGCTGTTATTCGCCTTCATTATCTATGGCCAGGTGTCGATCAACGTCTTCAACCTGTACGGCGCCTTCATGTCGACCATCACCGTGATCGAACCCTTCGCGCGGCTCAAGGTGACGCCTCGAGTGCGTGGTGTGTTCATGCTAGTGATCAGTCTGGTGGCAACGGCCTTGTGCACCATCAGCCAGGACGACTTCATCAACTTTTTCCTCAACTTCATTTTCTTCATGAGTTACTTCCTTATCCCCTGGACGGCGATCAACCTGGTGGATTACTACTGCTTGCGCAAAGGCCGGTACCGGATCGATGACATCTTCGACAAAGACGGGATCTACGGGCGCATCAACTGGATCGCTTGCGGCAGTTTCGTGCTGGCGATCGTTCTGGAAATCCCCTTCATGAACACAACGTTGTATGTCGGTCCGGTAGCCAATGCCCTGGATGGCGTAGACCTGGCCTGGATCGTCGGGCTGCTGGTGCCGGCCCTGAGCTATTACGGGTTGATGAAACGGGACAAGCGAACCCTGGAAGTCAGCGAATTGTCCTGA
- a CDS encoding ABC transporter ATP-binding protein, translated as MSAVKDPAQQNNKTLVSLRNLNKHYGDFAAVDDISLEIQDGEFLTFLGSSGSGKSTTLSMLAGFETPSSGEILVDGKSLVNVPPHKRDIGMVFQRYSLFPHLSVRDNIAFPLAIRKLASAERERRVDAMLKLVQLGEFAHRRPSQLSGGQQQRVAIARALVYEPRILLMDEPLGALDKKLREDLQDELRQLHRRLGITIVYVTHDQEEAMRLSQRIAIFSHGKIVGLGSGYDLYQNPPNAFVASFLGNSNFLKLKAQGNAAATFEGQSLSIRLTAGLQSEQDVLLMVRPEKALALSVEQATQDLLPAGWNEVSAKVVEVLFLGESQTCSVVTSGGTAMTVKALSAAGMPLKAGDPVRVRWATADACVYTEWAESDLNKAAGAH; from the coding sequence ATGAGTGCTGTCAAAGACCCCGCACAACAGAACAACAAGACCCTGGTCAGCCTGCGCAACTTGAACAAGCATTACGGCGACTTTGCCGCCGTGGACGATATTTCCCTGGAGATCCAGGACGGCGAGTTCTTGACCTTCCTCGGCTCCAGCGGCTCGGGCAAGAGCACCACGCTGTCGATGCTGGCCGGGTTCGAAACTCCCAGCAGCGGCGAGATCCTGGTGGACGGCAAATCCCTGGTCAACGTGCCGCCACACAAGCGCGACATCGGCATGGTGTTCCAGCGCTACTCGTTGTTCCCCCATCTGTCGGTGCGCGACAACATTGCCTTTCCCCTGGCGATTCGCAAACTGGCCAGTGCCGAGCGCGAACGGCGGGTCGACGCTATGCTCAAACTGGTGCAACTGGGAGAATTCGCCCATCGCCGCCCTTCGCAACTGTCCGGCGGCCAGCAGCAGCGCGTGGCGATTGCCCGGGCGCTGGTCTATGAGCCACGCATCCTGCTGATGGACGAGCCCCTCGGCGCCCTGGACAAGAAATTGCGGGAAGACTTGCAGGATGAACTGCGCCAGCTGCATCGGCGCCTGGGCATCACCATCGTCTACGTCACCCATGACCAGGAAGAAGCCATGCGCCTGTCCCAGCGCATCGCCATTTTCAGCCATGGCAAGATCGTCGGCCTGGGCAGCGGCTATGACCTCTACCAGAACCCGCCGAACGCCTTTGTCGCCTCGTTCCTGGGCAACTCCAACTTCCTCAAGCTCAAGGCCCAGGGCAATGCTGCGGCGACGTTCGAAGGCCAATCGCTGTCGATCCGCCTGACCGCCGGCCTGCAATCCGAGCAGGATGTGTTGCTGATGGTGCGTCCGGAAAAAGCGTTGGCCCTGAGCGTCGAACAAGCCACCCAGGACCTGCTGCCGGCCGGCTGGAACGAAGTCTCGGCCAAGGTCGTGGAAGTGCTGTTCCTCGGCGAAAGCCAGACTTGCAGTGTAGTGACGTCCGGTGGAACGGCCATGACCGTCAAGGCGCTGTCCGCCGCAGGCATGCCGCTCAAGGCTGGCGACCCGGTGCGAGTGCGCTGGGCCACCGCCGATGCATGCGTATATACCGAATGGGCCGAAAGCGACCTCAACAAGGCTGCTGGCGCTCACTAA
- a CDS encoding FAD-dependent oxidoreductase, producing MIAAVSKVLVIGGGFSGMTAAIQLARQGVEVDLVEIDPLWCPLGAGITLSGPTLRALDTVGILERVAGEGYLSTNFDVFSPVGDLIVQLALRPPVSDKPIPCGGGILRPVLARIFADRTREVGTRVRLGITYDSVIEHDDGIDVSFTDGTTERYDLVVAADGVHSRTRKDFFPQAPSPKPIHQSVWRAVLKRPPEIVRPSHWLGRTKVGVNPISETHMYMFLMENREFSEWIDPASWPGEMARLLSEFPAPILQTLVPQLYETGANIDYRPLANLLVPLPWHKGRIVLIGDTVHATTPHLASGAGIGIESAIVLAEELLGNSNLQTALSRFETRRWERCQLVVENSARLCEIEKSGGDKEEHAQIMRESTATLAEPI from the coding sequence ATGATTGCAGCAGTCAGTAAGGTCCTGGTGATCGGAGGCGGATTCTCCGGTATGACCGCGGCTATCCAGCTCGCCCGCCAGGGCGTCGAAGTGGACCTCGTCGAAATCGATCCGTTGTGGTGTCCTTTGGGGGCGGGGATTACGCTCAGTGGGCCCACGCTGCGAGCGCTTGATACGGTTGGGATTCTGGAAAGGGTCGCCGGGGAAGGGTACCTGTCGACCAATTTCGATGTGTTTTCACCGGTGGGCGACCTGATCGTGCAATTGGCGCTTCGCCCGCCGGTCAGCGATAAACCGATTCCCTGTGGTGGCGGCATCCTGCGCCCGGTACTGGCTCGAATATTTGCCGACAGGACGCGGGAAGTGGGGACCCGTGTGCGCCTGGGCATCACCTACGACAGCGTCATCGAGCATGACGATGGCATTGACGTGTCTTTCACCGACGGGACCACTGAACGCTATGACCTCGTCGTTGCCGCTGATGGCGTGCATTCGCGAACGCGAAAGGACTTTTTCCCGCAAGCACCCTCGCCAAAACCCATTCATCAGAGCGTCTGGCGCGCGGTGCTGAAGCGTCCGCCGGAAATCGTGCGTCCCAGTCATTGGCTGGGACGCACCAAGGTTGGCGTCAATCCGATCTCCGAAACGCACATGTACATGTTCCTCATGGAGAACCGCGAGTTTTCCGAGTGGATCGATCCGGCCAGTTGGCCGGGTGAAATGGCGCGCCTGCTAAGTGAGTTTCCAGCCCCGATCCTGCAAACGCTGGTGCCGCAACTGTACGAGACGGGCGCCAATATCGACTATCGTCCGCTGGCCAATCTGTTGGTGCCGCTGCCCTGGCACAAGGGTCGTATCGTGCTGATCGGCGACACAGTGCATGCCACCACGCCGCACCTGGCCTCCGGAGCTGGCATCGGTATCGAGAGCGCCATCGTGCTTGCCGAAGAATTGCTCGGCAATAGCAATCTACAGACGGCCCTGAGCCGGTTCGAAACGCGGCGCTGGGAGCGTTGCCAACTCGTGGTCGAGAACTCCGCACGGCTGTGCGAGATAGAGAAAAGTGGTGGGGACAAGGAAGAGCATGCGCAGATCATGCGGGAGTCTACTGCGACGTTGGCTGAGCCTATCTGA
- a CDS encoding LLM class flavin-dependent oxidoreductase — translation MKFSLFVHMERWDESVSHRQLFEDLTELTLMAEAGGFSTVWIGEHHAMEYTISPSPMPLLAYLAARTTTIHLGAGTIIAPFWHPLRVAGECALLDVISNGRMEVGLARGAYQVEFDRMAGGMPASSGGQALREMVPVVRALWQGDYAHDGDIWKFPTSTSVPKPIQKPNPPMWIAARDPDSHNFAVANGCNVMVTPLMKGDEEVLDLKNKFQAALDNNPDVARPQLMVLRHTHVHAVDDPEGWKIGARAISKFYRTFDAWFGNKTTPVNGFLEPSPEEKFAERPEFQLESLHKTAMIGTPEEIIPRIKYYQELGVDEFSFWCDNSLPHAEKKKSLELFIKHVVPAFR, via the coding sequence ATGAAGTTTTCCCTGTTCGTGCACATGGAGCGTTGGGACGAAAGTGTCAGCCACCGCCAGTTGTTCGAAGACCTGACCGAACTGACCCTGATGGCCGAGGCTGGTGGCTTCAGCACCGTCTGGATCGGCGAACACCACGCCATGGAATACACCATCTCGCCAAGCCCGATGCCATTGCTCGCCTACCTGGCCGCCAGGACCACCACTATCCATCTTGGCGCCGGCACCATCATCGCGCCGTTCTGGCATCCGCTGCGGGTAGCGGGCGAATGCGCACTGCTGGATGTGATCAGTAACGGGCGCATGGAAGTCGGCCTGGCCCGTGGTGCCTACCAAGTGGAATTCGACCGCATGGCCGGCGGCATGCCAGCTTCCTCCGGCGGCCAAGCCCTGCGGGAAATGGTTCCGGTGGTGCGCGCCCTGTGGCAAGGCGACTACGCCCACGACGGTGATATCTGGAAATTCCCCACCTCCACCAGCGTGCCCAAGCCGATCCAAAAGCCCAACCCGCCGATGTGGATCGCCGCCCGCGACCCGGACTCGCATAATTTCGCCGTCGCCAACGGTTGCAACGTCATGGTCACGCCGTTGATGAAAGGCGACGAAGAAGTGCTGGACCTGAAGAACAAGTTCCAGGCGGCCCTGGACAACAATCCCGACGTGGCGCGTCCGCAATTGATGGTGCTGCGCCACACCCACGTGCATGCCGTCGACGATCCCGAAGGCTGGAAGATCGGGGCCCGGGCGATTTCGAAGTTCTATCGCACCTTCGATGCCTGGTTCGGTAATAAGACGACACCGGTCAACGGCTTCCTGGAACCGAGCCCTGAAGAAAAGTTCGCCGAGCGTCCGGAGTTCCAACTGGAAAGCCTGCACAAGACCGCCATGATCGGCACCCCCGAGGAAATCATTCCGCGCATCAAGTATTACCAGGAACTGGGTGTTGATGAATTCAGCTTCTGGTGCGATAACAGCCTGCCCCACGCGGAGAAGAAAAAATCCCTGGAGCTGTTTATCAAGCATGTAGTCCCGGCGTTTCGCTGA